From a region of the Nocardioides ginsengisegetis genome:
- a CDS encoding acyl-CoA dehydrogenase family protein yields the protein MPDDPTWPVHLRDDRPPDDGRLLAQLADAAHLASRGVPTSALELAERWGQRLPLPGRSATVLLWEALATVAAVDLSVARALEPHLDAAAILAEAGQAMPSGTTWGVFAAEGPGVRLTATPVDGGHVLDGTKPWCSLAENLTHALVTAWVGDERGLFSVDLRHPGVRVTDGAWHALGLHEVASGPVELDRVPATPVGDPGWYLRRDGFAWGGIGVAAVWYGGAVGVARRLWAAAGERPPDQVAQAHLGVVDLRLHAARTVLAEAARLVDDGKASGGVGALLASRARGVVVEAAETVLTQTGHALGPAPLALEEAHARRVADLTLYLRQHHAARDAAALGRQLLEGTGCPW from the coding sequence GTGCCGGACGATCCGACCTGGCCGGTCCACCTGCGGGACGATCGGCCCCCGGACGACGGACGGCTCCTGGCTCAGCTTGCCGACGCCGCCCACCTGGCCTCACGCGGGGTCCCCACGAGCGCGCTGGAGCTCGCCGAGCGCTGGGGTCAGCGGCTTCCGCTCCCCGGGCGGTCCGCCACCGTCCTGCTCTGGGAGGCACTGGCCACGGTCGCCGCCGTCGACCTCTCCGTCGCCCGCGCCCTCGAGCCGCACCTCGACGCGGCCGCGATCCTGGCCGAGGCGGGCCAGGCGATGCCCTCGGGAACGACCTGGGGTGTCTTCGCGGCCGAGGGGCCCGGCGTGCGCCTCACCGCCACGCCCGTCGACGGGGGTCACGTCCTTGACGGCACGAAGCCGTGGTGCTCGCTGGCGGAGAACCTCACCCATGCGCTGGTCACGGCCTGGGTCGGCGACGAGCGCGGACTCTTCAGTGTCGACCTGCGACACCCGGGCGTGCGCGTGACCGACGGCGCCTGGCACGCGCTCGGCCTGCACGAGGTGGCCAGCGGACCGGTGGAGCTCGACCGGGTTCCCGCCACGCCCGTGGGCGACCCCGGGTGGTACCTGCGCCGCGACGGCTTCGCCTGGGGCGGCATCGGCGTGGCCGCGGTCTGGTACGGCGGCGCGGTCGGCGTCGCTCGTCGGCTCTGGGCGGCCGCCGGGGAGCGACCCCCCGACCAGGTGGCACAGGCCCACCTCGGCGTCGTCGACCTCCGACTCCACGCCGCGCGCACGGTCCTGGCCGAGGCGGCGCGGCTGGTCGACGACGGCAAGGCGTCCGGTGGTGTGGGCGCCCTCCTCGCCAGCCGCGCACGCGGGGTCGTGGTCGAGGCGGCCGAGACCGTCCTCACCCAGACGGGACATGCGCTCGGGCCGGCTCCACTCGCCCTCGAGGAGGCGCACGCACGCCGGGTCGCCGACCTCACCCTCTACCTCCGCCAGCACCACGCCGCGCGCGACGCCGCCGCGCTCGGACGCCAGCTGCTCGAGGGCACCGGGTGCCCCTGGTGA
- a CDS encoding PIG-L family deacetylase, whose product MTTAPFTHDSPGTPAEEWRRHPGWGTVPLLVTDGDVPCSRLVVVAAHPDDESLGAGGLIAAAHDAGTTPYVVLLTAGEASHPGSPTTTPQTLATRRLAEARKALEILAPGAPLVFLGLPDGRVEQTEAEVTASLVDLIGDGRSTLLVAPWRHDGHPDHEAAGRAAAAAAVRTGARLAEYPIWMWHARSVDEAPWGAMSRVDLDDEAARRKWLAVQSHTSQVEPLSDLPHDEVLLPGHVLAHFDSRVEHFVTGEGGADDALEVLHRADADPWGVDDRWYELRKRRLTLAVLPRPRFRRALEVGCSRGALAHDLAGRCDELVAVDSSPSAVAAARRRLGHLSAVHVTHATVPTDWPEGAFDLVVVSEVGYFLSPIDLDLLAARIEGSLTEDGVVLLCHWRHPVEGWVLDGPEVHERLRTSPLLPPEVARYRDPDVEICVLARSGHWPDPAR is encoded by the coding sequence GTGACCACCGCTCCGTTCACGCACGACAGCCCCGGCACCCCCGCGGAGGAATGGCGGCGCCACCCCGGCTGGGGCACGGTGCCGCTCCTTGTGACGGACGGAGACGTCCCCTGCAGCCGGCTGGTGGTCGTGGCCGCCCACCCCGATGACGAGAGCCTGGGAGCGGGCGGGCTCATCGCCGCCGCCCACGACGCCGGCACCACGCCGTACGTCGTGCTGCTCACGGCCGGCGAGGCCTCGCACCCCGGCTCACCGACCACCACACCGCAGACGTTGGCGACCCGTCGCCTCGCCGAGGCCCGGAAAGCGTTGGAGATCCTGGCCCCCGGCGCTCCGCTGGTCTTCCTGGGGCTTCCCGACGGCCGGGTGGAGCAGACCGAGGCCGAGGTCACGGCCAGCCTCGTCGACCTGATCGGCGACGGTCGCTCGACGTTGCTCGTCGCGCCCTGGCGCCACGACGGGCACCCCGACCACGAGGCGGCCGGCAGGGCGGCCGCCGCGGCGGCAGTGCGCACCGGTGCCCGGCTCGCCGAGTACCCCATCTGGATGTGGCACGCCCGGAGCGTCGACGAGGCGCCGTGGGGAGCCATGAGCCGGGTCGACCTCGACGACGAAGCGGCCCGCCGCAAGTGGCTGGCCGTCCAGAGCCACACGAGCCAGGTCGAACCCCTGTCGGACCTCCCGCACGACGAGGTGCTGCTCCCCGGCCACGTCCTCGCCCACTTCGATTCCCGGGTCGAGCACTTCGTGACCGGGGAGGGGGGCGCCGACGACGCCCTCGAGGTCCTGCACCGGGCCGACGCCGACCCCTGGGGTGTCGACGACCGCTGGTACGAGCTGCGCAAACGCCGGCTCACCCTGGCGGTTCTCCCCCGGCCACGCTTCCGCCGCGCCCTCGAGGTCGGCTGCTCCCGCGGCGCCCTGGCGCACGACCTGGCCGGTCGCTGCGACGAGCTCGTCGCGGTCGACAGCAGCCCCTCCGCCGTGGCCGCCGCGCGGCGGCGGCTCGGTCACCTGAGCGCCGTGCACGTCACCCACGCAACCGTCCCCACCGACTGGCCCGAGGGAGCCTTCGACCTCGTCGTGGTCTCCGAGGTCGGCTACTTCCTGAGCCCGATCGATCTCGACCTTCTCGCCGCTCGCATCGAGGGGTCACTCACCGAGGACGGGGTCGTGCTGCTCTGCCACTGGCGTCATCCGGTCGAGGGCTGGGTCCTCGACGGCCCCGAGGTGCACGAGCGGCTCCGCACCAGCCCGCTGCTGCCCCCGGAGGTCGCCCGCTACCGGGACCCCGACGTCGAGATCTGCGTGCTGGCCCGGTCCGGGCACTGGCCGGATCCCGCCCGATGA
- a CDS encoding glycosyltransferase family 2 protein: protein MSPPRVRTAIDQVQVVIPAHDEEGLLPRCLASVRRAADHLAEVRPGVRVGITVVADCCTDRTVEIATGWPATQVVVSRAGNVGAARRAGVDHVVRHTLSTPPELVWLAHTDADSVVPEHWLAAQLMLADAGFAMVVGTVVPARTDLPPHIWDQWRARHQLGEGHPHVHGANLGLTLHASQVAGGFQPAPAHEDVRLVAAVRSAGLPWCATAATQVTTSGRQQGRVASGFARYLARLSSPTTRVEVPGVRALSR from the coding sequence ATGAGCCCGCCGCGCGTGCGTACCGCCATCGACCAGGTCCAGGTGGTCATCCCCGCCCACGACGAGGAGGGACTCCTCCCACGGTGCCTCGCCTCGGTACGCCGCGCGGCCGACCACCTCGCCGAGGTGCGGCCGGGTGTGCGGGTGGGCATCACCGTCGTGGCCGACTGCTGCACCGATCGCACCGTCGAGATCGCGACGGGGTGGCCCGCCACCCAGGTGGTCGTCAGCCGGGCCGGCAATGTCGGGGCCGCCCGGCGTGCGGGTGTTGACCACGTCGTCCGCCACACCCTCTCCACGCCTCCGGAGCTGGTGTGGCTGGCGCACACCGATGCCGACAGCGTGGTGCCCGAACACTGGCTCGCGGCCCAGCTGATGCTCGCCGACGCCGGATTCGCCATGGTGGTCGGGACCGTGGTCCCCGCGCGGACCGACCTGCCGCCCCACATCTGGGACCAGTGGCGGGCCCGCCACCAGCTGGGCGAGGGACACCCGCACGTGCACGGCGCCAACCTCGGCCTGACCCTGCACGCCTCCCAGGTGGCGGGGGGCTTCCAGCCCGCCCCGGCCCACGAGGACGTGCGCCTCGTGGCGGCCGTCAGGTCCGCGGGTCTGCCGTGGTGCGCCACCGCGGCCACCCAGGTCACGACGTCGGGCCGCCAGCAGGGGCGCGTGGCCAGCGGATTCGCCCGCTACCTCGCCCGCTTGTCGTCCCCGACGACACGCGTCGAGGTCCCCGGCGTGCGGGCCCTGTCGAGATAG
- a CDS encoding adenosine deaminase yields the protein MSTLPDITDFVAGLPKAELHVHHVGSASARIVGGLAERHPGTVPSDPEELRKFYEFRDFAHFIEVYLAVVDLVKTPDDIRYLTYEVAREMAEGQQLRYAELTCTPYTSVRPHEDGVGMPIEAYTEAIEDARVAAQRDFGLVLQWIYDIPGESGLPAADATLDYALNHRPEGLVGFGLGGPEIGVPRPQFAPHFQQALSAGLHSVPHAGETTGPDTVWDSLRLLGAERIGHGTSSAQDPALLAHLAETGVPLEVCPSSNIATRAVASLAEHPIVAFRDAGVTITVNSDDPPMFGTDLNREYVIAADLLGLDESGVADLSRAAVNASWAPDDVKVRILGEIDAYVAR from the coding sequence GTGAGCACCCTGCCTGACATCACTGACTTCGTCGCCGGCCTGCCCAAGGCCGAGCTCCACGTCCACCACGTCGGCTCCGCCTCGGCCCGGATCGTCGGCGGCCTCGCCGAGCGCCACCCCGGGACGGTGCCCAGCGATCCCGAGGAGCTGCGGAAGTTCTACGAGTTCCGCGACTTCGCCCACTTCATCGAGGTCTACCTCGCGGTCGTCGACCTCGTGAAGACCCCCGACGACATCCGCTACCTCACCTACGAGGTGGCCCGCGAGATGGCCGAGGGTCAGCAGCTCCGGTACGCCGAGCTCACCTGCACGCCGTACACGTCCGTGCGGCCGCACGAGGACGGCGTCGGCATGCCGATCGAGGCCTACACCGAGGCGATCGAGGACGCCCGGGTCGCCGCGCAGCGCGACTTCGGCCTGGTGCTCCAGTGGATCTACGACATCCCCGGCGAGAGCGGGCTGCCCGCGGCCGACGCCACCCTCGACTACGCGCTCAACCACCGCCCCGAGGGCCTGGTCGGCTTCGGGCTCGGTGGACCGGAGATCGGCGTGCCCCGTCCGCAGTTCGCCCCCCACTTCCAGCAGGCGCTGAGCGCCGGGCTGCACAGCGTGCCGCACGCCGGCGAGACGACCGGTCCGGACACGGTGTGGGACTCGCTGCGCCTCCTCGGCGCCGAGCGGATCGGCCACGGCACGTCCTCGGCACAGGACCCGGCGCTGCTGGCCCACCTCGCCGAGACCGGCGTCCCGCTCGAGGTCTGCCCGTCCTCCAACATCGCCACCCGCGCGGTCGCCAGCCTCGCCGAGCACCCCATCGTGGCGTTCCGCGACGCGGGCGTGACGATCACGGTCAACTCCGACGACCCGCCGATGTTCGGCACCGACCTCAACCGCGAGTACGTCATCGCCGCCGACCTGCTCGGCCTCGACGAGTCCGGGGTCGCGGACCTGTCGCGCGCCGCGGTCAACGCCTCGTGGGCACCGGACGACGTCAAGGTCCGGATCCTCGGCGAGATCGACGCGTACGTCGCTCGCTGA
- a CDS encoding DsbA family protein: MSKKNREESRAERAAAALIAQQRRERRRNLMVVAAVAAVLVVVVVVGVVVQSRRDTAGAAATTPQGVTGGYSVVVGKASAPRTLTVYEDFQCPICREFESQTGTKLRAAVAAGKVRIDYRMVAFLDRASSTDYSSRALNAAAVVLDTSGVATFEKFHDLLYAHQPEEGSAGLTDDQLVQYAVQAGATESAVRPGIEGDDFHQWVVNATDQMSKNGVNGTPTVLVDGKPTGTTLAAAIQGALGAIS, translated from the coding sequence ATGTCGAAGAAGAACCGTGAGGAGTCCCGCGCCGAGCGCGCGGCTGCCGCCCTGATCGCCCAGCAGCGGCGCGAGCGTCGGCGCAACCTGATGGTCGTGGCCGCCGTCGCGGCCGTGCTGGTCGTGGTGGTGGTCGTCGGCGTCGTCGTGCAGAGCCGTCGCGACACCGCCGGCGCGGCCGCGACGACCCCGCAGGGCGTGACCGGCGGTTACTCGGTGGTGGTCGGCAAGGCCTCGGCACCCAGGACCCTGACGGTCTACGAGGACTTCCAGTGCCCGATCTGCCGGGAGTTCGAGAGCCAGACGGGCACCAAGCTCCGTGCGGCGGTCGCGGCGGGCAAGGTCCGCATCGACTACCGGATGGTCGCCTTCCTTGACCGCGCGTCGAGCACCGACTACTCCTCCCGCGCGCTCAACGCCGCCGCGGTCGTCCTCGACACCTCCGGCGTCGCGACCTTCGAGAAGTTCCACGACCTGCTCTACGCCCACCAGCCCGAGGAGGGCTCCGCCGGACTCACCGACGACCAGCTGGTGCAGTACGCCGTGCAGGCCGGCGCCACCGAGAGCGCCGTACGGCCGGGGATCGAGGGTGACGACTTCCACCAGTGGGTCGTCAACGCCACCGACCAGATGTCCAAGAACGGCGTCAACGGCACGCCCACCGTGCTGGTCGACGGCAAGCCGACCGGCACGACCCTCGCCGCTGCGATCCAGGGGGCGCTCGGCGCCATCTCGTGA
- a CDS encoding MauE/DoxX family redox-associated membrane protein, protein MRWLGLAARLVTGGVWIVAGALKLPDPYASVAAVRAYDLLPEAVVPTVGHSLPVVEVVIGTALVLGVLTRGAALISSVLFVAFIIGISSVWARGISIECGCFGGGGAQPGASSSYPWEIARDVGLLLLSLLLVRWPRTRLALDGLLFRPLTAAPEPTPRG, encoded by the coding sequence ATGCGGTGGCTCGGCCTGGCGGCACGTCTGGTGACGGGTGGCGTGTGGATCGTCGCCGGGGCCCTCAAGCTGCCCGACCCCTACGCGAGCGTGGCCGCGGTCCGCGCCTACGACCTGCTGCCCGAGGCGGTGGTGCCGACCGTGGGCCACTCCCTGCCGGTCGTCGAGGTCGTCATCGGTACGGCGCTGGTCCTCGGCGTGCTCACCCGCGGCGCGGCCCTGATCTCGTCGGTGCTGTTCGTCGCGTTCATCATCGGGATCTCCTCGGTGTGGGCGCGGGGCATCTCGATCGAGTGCGGCTGCTTCGGCGGGGGAGGCGCGCAGCCCGGCGCGTCCTCGTCGTACCCCTGGGAGATCGCCCGCGACGTCGGGCTGCTCCTGCTCTCGCTGCTCCTGGTGCGATGGCCGCGGACGCGGCTCGCGCTGGACGGCCTGCTCTTCCGGCCGCTCACCGCGGCGCCCGAACCCACCCCGCGAGGCTGA
- the orn gene encoding oligoribonuclease, which produces MTGLDLGADALIEVAALVTDFDLNVIGEGIDLIIKPPAEALAQMNDFVRTMHEKSGLLEELDHGITMAEAEEQVLAYIRQHCPDGSRPPLAGNTVATDRSFLARDMPTLEAFLHYRIVDVSSIKELSRRWFPRAYFQAPAKRGNHRALADIQESIEELRYYREAVFVASPGPDSERARTIAAKHGGALTGITEDVPDSGNPGTD; this is translated from the coding sequence ATGACCGGCCTCGACCTGGGGGCGGACGCCCTCATCGAGGTGGCGGCGCTCGTGACCGACTTCGACCTCAACGTCATCGGTGAGGGCATCGACCTCATCATCAAGCCGCCGGCCGAGGCGCTCGCGCAGATGAACGACTTCGTCCGCACCATGCACGAGAAGTCCGGGCTCCTCGAGGAGCTCGACCACGGCATCACGATGGCTGAGGCCGAGGAGCAGGTGCTCGCCTACATCCGCCAGCACTGCCCCGACGGAAGCCGCCCGCCGCTGGCCGGCAACACGGTCGCGACCGACCGCTCGTTCCTCGCCCGGGACATGCCGACCCTCGAGGCGTTCCTGCACTACCGGATCGTCGACGTCTCCTCGATCAAGGAGCTGTCGCGGCGCTGGTTCCCGCGCGCCTACTTCCAGGCGCCGGCCAAGCGCGGCAACCACCGGGCGCTCGCCGACATCCAGGAGAGCATCGAGGAGCTGCGCTACTACCGAGAGGCGGTCTTCGTCGCCTCGCCCGGTCCGGACAGCGAGCGGGCCCGCACGATCGCGGCCAAGCACGGCGGCGCGCTGACCGGCATCACCGAGGACGTGCCCGATTCCGGCAATCCCGGGACCGACTAG
- a CDS encoding RNA polymerase sigma factor: MGDAATTSLRADTVSVGRVESVGADEEFRALFTVSFAAVARTVHLIVGDGAVAEEITQDAFVKLLGHWRTVSRYERPDLWVRRVAIRAAQRERHRTWRRDQLERSVAPRSWIEDPDGPDDQVRAAVETLAPKQRAVVVLFYFEDRPMAEIADLVGCSVSAGWSQLHTARKRLARLLAEEVHDDVR, translated from the coding sequence ATGGGAGATGCAGCGACCACTAGCCTGAGGGCCGACACCGTCAGCGTGGGACGGGTGGAGTCCGTGGGTGCGGACGAGGAGTTCCGGGCGCTGTTCACCGTCTCGTTCGCCGCGGTGGCGCGCACCGTCCACCTCATCGTCGGGGACGGGGCCGTGGCCGAGGAGATCACCCAGGACGCCTTCGTGAAGCTGCTCGGCCACTGGCGGACCGTGAGCCGCTACGAGCGACCCGACCTGTGGGTCCGGCGGGTCGCGATCCGGGCGGCCCAGCGTGAGCGCCACCGGACCTGGCGGCGCGATCAGCTGGAGCGGTCGGTGGCGCCGCGCTCCTGGATCGAGGACCCCGACGGCCCGGACGACCAGGTCCGGGCAGCCGTCGAGACGCTGGCGCCCAAGCAACGTGCGGTCGTCGTGCTCTTCTACTTCGAGGACCGACCCATGGCCGAGATCGCCGACCTGGTCGGGTGCTCGGTCTCCGCCGGGTGGTCCCAGCTGCACACCGCCCGGAAGCGGCTGGCCCGCCTCCTCGCCGAGGAGGTGCACGACGATGTCCGTTGA
- a CDS encoding penicillin acylase family protein produces MSARTLRDDHGVPHVRAGSLLELAHEQGRVAAHDRAWQLEWLRRRATGTSAELLGAGCVPGDRLVRRTRVADTALRAHAALDPATRAFVASYVAGVNAGLRGDVPELLTLGAEPGAWEEWMPLAVFHAQHLLFASLPGKLWDARAREVLGEEAALLSHEGPLASGSNAWAVGGGRTASGMPLVAGDPHRTIESPGVYQQVRLACEDPDDAFDVVGFAFPGVPGVQHFAHAGDVAWAITNAMADYQDVFAERLRRVDGRVEAKGPDGWEPTESHAEEIPVRDGDPVPVEVVVTARGPVFADGDDGRAWSLRDAATVVGELGFGALLPLLRARSVADVDAALDAWVEPVNNVVVADRAGRLLYRIAGRVPVRPETTRRGIADAADPHAGWTGWLAPLPRTVLSPDDQVVTANERRGRESAAVGTTFAPPHRAARLRALLTDRSDLTPEDFASFHGDALLPTLAEVRDLLHDAGPGPVHDAILGWDGRMETGSAGAAAFAAWRSAFVRRLADEPVFAPLRVPLVDDPVFAPWLDLTGRLGLALDSLLPAALAGGTPYGLDLRALAAAALDDAADHPETWGETHVVRPVHAFDGSGLEPPTVPALPVAGDIDCVRCTGSVPGVTDACARGSVARYVWDLADRERSGWVVPMGASADPRDPHHLDQLPLWAAGRLAPVVTDWERLHP; encoded by the coding sequence ATGAGTGCCCGGACCCTGCGTGACGACCACGGCGTGCCGCACGTGCGCGCGGGCTCGCTCCTCGAGCTGGCCCACGAGCAGGGCCGGGTGGCCGCCCACGACCGCGCCTGGCAGCTGGAGTGGCTGCGCCGCCGGGCGACCGGCACGTCCGCGGAGCTCCTCGGCGCCGGGTGCGTGCCGGGGGACCGGCTGGTCCGCAGGACCCGGGTCGCCGACACGGCCCTCCGGGCCCACGCGGCGCTCGACCCGGCGACGCGCGCCTTCGTGGCGTCGTACGTCGCGGGCGTCAACGCCGGCCTGCGCGGCGACGTGCCCGAGCTGCTCACCCTCGGCGCCGAGCCCGGCGCGTGGGAGGAGTGGATGCCCCTGGCCGTCTTCCACGCCCAGCACCTGCTCTTCGCCAGCCTCCCCGGCAAGCTGTGGGACGCCCGCGCCCGGGAGGTCCTGGGCGAGGAGGCGGCCCTGCTGTCGCACGAGGGACCGCTGGCGAGCGGCAGCAACGCGTGGGCGGTCGGCGGTGGCCGGACCGCGAGCGGCATGCCGCTCGTGGCCGGCGACCCGCACCGCACGATCGAGTCGCCCGGCGTCTACCAGCAGGTCCGGCTGGCGTGCGAGGACCCCGACGACGCCTTCGACGTCGTCGGCTTCGCGTTCCCCGGGGTGCCGGGGGTGCAGCACTTCGCACACGCCGGCGACGTGGCGTGGGCGATCACGAACGCGATGGCCGACTACCAGGACGTGTTCGCCGAGCGGCTGCGCCGGGTCGACGGGCGCGTCGAGGCGAAGGGTCCCGACGGCTGGGAGCCGACGGAGTCGCACGCCGAGGAGATCCCGGTCCGGGACGGCGACCCGGTCCCTGTCGAGGTGGTGGTCACGGCCCGCGGGCCGGTCTTCGCTGACGGCGACGACGGACGCGCCTGGAGCCTGCGCGATGCGGCGACGGTGGTGGGGGAGCTGGGCTTCGGCGCCCTGCTGCCGCTGCTGCGGGCCCGCAGCGTCGCCGACGTCGACGCCGCCCTCGACGCCTGGGTCGAGCCGGTCAACAACGTCGTCGTGGCCGACCGCGCGGGCCGGCTGCTCTACCGGATCGCCGGGCGGGTGCCCGTGCGGCCCGAGACGACCCGACGCGGCATCGCCGACGCGGCCGACCCGCACGCCGGCTGGACCGGCTGGCTGGCGCCGCTGCCGCGCACCGTGCTGTCGCCCGACGACCAGGTCGTCACCGCCAACGAGCGCCGTGGGCGCGAGAGCGCCGCGGTCGGCACCACCTTCGCGCCGCCGCACCGCGCCGCCCGGCTGCGCGCCCTGCTCACCGACCGCAGCGACCTCACGCCCGAGGACTTCGCGTCCTTCCACGGCGACGCCCTGCTGCCGACGCTGGCCGAGGTCCGGGACCTGCTGCACGACGCTGGCCCCGGTCCCGTGCACGACGCCATCCTCGGCTGGGACGGCCGGATGGAGACAGGCTCGGCCGGCGCCGCGGCCTTTGCGGCCTGGCGCTCCGCCTTCGTACGACGCCTCGCGGACGAGCCGGTCTTCGCGCCGCTGCGCGTGCCGCTGGTCGACGACCCGGTCTTCGCGCCCTGGCTCGACCTGACCGGCCGGCTGGGGCTGGCGCTGGACTCGCTGCTGCCGGCCGCGCTGGCGGGCGGGACGCCGTACGGGCTGGACCTGCGGGCGCTCGCCGCGGCGGCGCTGGACGACGCCGCGGACCACCCGGAGACCTGGGGGGAGACGCACGTCGTGCGTCCGGTGCACGCCTTCGACGGCTCGGGGCTCGAGCCCCCGACCGTGCCTGCGCTGCCGGTGGCCGGCGACATCGACTGTGTGCGCTGCACGGGCTCGGTGCCCGGCGTCACCGACGCGTGCGCCCGGGGCTCGGTGGCCCGCTACGTGTGGGACCTCGCCGACCGCGAGCGGAGCGGCTGGGTGGTCCCGATGGGGGCGAGCGCGGACCCGCGCGACCCGCACCACCTCGACCAGCTGCCGCTGTGGGCGGCGGGTCGGCTGGCGCCGGTCGTGACCGACTGGGAGCGGCTGCACCCCTGA
- a CDS encoding pirin family protein: MPAVTVNDLTTLERLRSPGLGDQPRPVWQVTTAPQGYEGEGFPVRRAFAGIDLAQLDPFVMMDQMGEVEYAPGEPKGTPWHPHRGFETVTYIIDGTFDHQDSHGGGGTITNGDTQWMTAGSGLLHIEAPPEWLVQSGGLFHGIQLWVNLPRDAKMNDPRYQDLRSGEVALVTSPDAGSLVRVIAGSVDGHAGPGSTHTPMTLVHATIEPGARLDLPWDVDFNALVYVLGGKGTVGTEGRPVRMGQSAVLGAGDYLTITADGSQESRSPKLDVIVVGGRPIREPLAWAGPFVMNTKAEVLKAYEDFQRGHFGHIPA, from the coding sequence ATGCCCGCAGTGACCGTCAACGACCTCACCACCCTGGAGCGGCTCCGCAGCCCCGGCCTGGGTGACCAGCCGCGCCCCGTCTGGCAGGTGACGACGGCCCCGCAGGGCTACGAGGGCGAGGGCTTCCCCGTCCGCCGCGCCTTCGCCGGCATCGACCTGGCCCAGCTCGACCCGTTCGTGATGATGGACCAGATGGGCGAGGTGGAGTACGCACCCGGCGAGCCCAAGGGCACCCCGTGGCACCCCCACCGCGGCTTCGAGACCGTCACCTACATCATCGACGGCACCTTCGACCACCAGGACAGCCACGGGGGTGGCGGCACCATCACCAACGGAGACACCCAGTGGATGACGGCCGGGTCCGGCCTGCTCCACATCGAGGCGCCGCCGGAGTGGCTCGTGCAGTCCGGTGGGCTCTTCCACGGCATCCAGCTGTGGGTCAACCTGCCCCGCGACGCCAAGATGAACGACCCGCGCTACCAGGACCTCCGCTCCGGCGAGGTCGCCCTCGTCACCTCGCCCGACGCCGGCTCGCTCGTCCGCGTCATCGCCGGCTCCGTGGACGGCCACGCCGGCCCGGGATCGACCCACACGCCCATGACGCTGGTGCACGCCACGATCGAGCCCGGCGCCCGCCTCGACCTCCCGTGGGACGTCGACTTCAACGCGCTCGTCTATGTCCTGGGCGGCAAGGGCACGGTCGGGACCGAGGGTCGCCCCGTCCGGATGGGCCAGTCCGCCGTGCTCGGCGCCGGCGACTACCTCACGATCACCGCCGACGGCAGCCAGGAGAGCCGTTCGCCCAAGCTCGACGTGATCGTCGTGGGCGGCCGCCCGATCCGGGAGCCGCTGGCCTGGGCCGGTCCGTTCGTGATGAACACCAAGGCCGAGGTCCTCAAGGCCTACGAGGACTTCCAGCGCGGCCACTTCGGGCACATCCCTGCCTGA